The following proteins come from a genomic window of Micromonospora echinofusca:
- a CDS encoding tetratricopeptide repeat protein — MDDGDLRHAAGHVAAALAQAPTLPEVHETLARLAAADGTGGVDLFPLQGHAFVGAVVARAHLLAAAGRPAEGLDLLVAATGHAPGTGWAAVPWVTTPQLAERLEPDRTARILMQVCAAVSDPVPRADRAALAPYLALARNAVTVHPEHGLLLGAASALARRVGEVDLAIRWAARGVRAEPSKIGEVWLGYAYRSAGRTREALAALGRAVAHDPDDLTVYADIAGTLADNGRLDEALEWIERALARDPSFECAVHTAHRLRHQRDGDVAHLVALADFVREHPDDTHEHGDLAESCRGRPWLGQVTPATGPVVEALRLAVTDERAGLGTVRLDSPAPPSALRTAATAAPGLRIEVTGVPEPDPREPRRAGAHSLWRHDGTTVVPAVPAPSAEAAARLRQLAHPAWPHPPAAYDAAVGLATLELPDLLGLLAHPPEAPPTALGRVLGQDPSLWVRCVQVWACLGLLHHRTDEPWAGSTRRQVLLDLVWGVEDWVTEAALFALVTAAWVDPEVRPEVARVVTERLADVATVARTRPVPIAPSLAHLSLASPALDPQTAALAATLTASRAVPRPRSRLGRLWRRLRNR, encoded by the coding sequence ATGGACGACGGCGATCTGAGACACGCAGCCGGTCACGTCGCCGCCGCGCTGGCCCAGGCCCCGACCCTGCCCGAGGTGCACGAGACCCTCGCCCGGCTCGCCGCCGCCGACGGCACGGGCGGCGTCGACCTCTTCCCGCTCCAGGGCCACGCCTTCGTCGGTGCCGTGGTGGCCCGCGCCCACCTGCTCGCCGCCGCCGGCCGGCCCGCGGAAGGACTCGACCTGCTGGTCGCGGCGACCGGCCACGCACCGGGGACGGGCTGGGCCGCGGTGCCGTGGGTGACCACCCCGCAACTCGCCGAGCGCCTCGAACCGGACCGGACCGCCCGGATCCTGATGCAGGTCTGCGCCGCCGTGTCCGACCCCGTACCCCGGGCCGACCGGGCCGCCCTGGCCCCCTACCTGGCGCTGGCCCGCAACGCGGTCACCGTCCACCCCGAGCACGGCCTGCTGCTGGGCGCGGCGTCCGCGCTGGCCAGGCGGGTCGGCGAGGTCGACCTGGCGATCCGCTGGGCCGCCCGGGGCGTACGCGCGGAGCCGTCAAAGATCGGCGAGGTGTGGCTCGGATACGCGTACCGCAGCGCCGGGCGCACCCGCGAGGCGCTGGCCGCGCTCGGTCGGGCCGTCGCGCACGACCCCGACGACCTGACCGTCTACGCCGACATCGCCGGCACCCTCGCCGACAACGGGCGGCTCGACGAGGCGCTGGAGTGGATCGAGCGGGCGCTGGCCCGGGACCCCTCCTTCGAGTGCGCCGTGCACACGGCACACCGGCTGCGGCACCAGCGCGACGGCGACGTGGCACACCTGGTCGCGCTCGCCGACTTCGTCCGGGAGCATCCCGACGACACCCACGAGCACGGCGACCTGGCGGAGAGCTGCCGGGGGCGGCCCTGGCTCGGGCAGGTCACCCCGGCGACCGGGCCGGTGGTGGAGGCGCTGCGCCTGGCCGTCACCGACGAGCGGGCCGGCCTCGGCACCGTACGGCTGGACTCGCCCGCGCCGCCCAGCGCGCTGCGTACCGCCGCGACGGCCGCGCCCGGGCTGCGGATCGAGGTCACCGGCGTGCCGGAGCCCGACCCGCGCGAGCCCCGGCGGGCGGGTGCCCATTCCCTCTGGCGCCACGACGGGACGACGGTCGTGCCCGCCGTGCCGGCGCCCTCGGCGGAGGCGGCCGCGCGGCTGCGGCAGCTCGCGCACCCGGCGTGGCCGCACCCGCCGGCCGCGTACGACGCGGCGGTGGGCCTGGCCACCCTGGAACTGCCCGACCTGCTCGGCCTGCTGGCGCACCCGCCGGAGGCGCCGCCGACCGCGCTGGGCCGGGTGCTCGGGCAGGACCCCTCGCTCTGGGTGCGTTGCGTGCAGGTGTGGGCGTGCCTCGGCCTGCTGCACCACCGCACCGACGAGCCGTGGGCCGGGTCGACCCGGCGTCAGGTGCTGCTGGACCTGGTCTGGGGCGTCGAGGACTGGGTCACCGAGGCGGCCCTGTTCGCCCTGGTCACCGCCGCCTGGGTCGACCCGGAGGTACGCCCCGAGGTGGCCCGGGTGGTGACCGAGCGGCTGGCCGACGTCGCGACGGTCGCCCGGACCCGCCCGGTGCCCATCGCGCCGTCCCTGGCCCACCTGTCCCTGGCCAGCCCGGCCCTGGACCCGCAGACGGCGGCCCTGGCCGCCACGCTGACGGCCAGCCGTGCGGTCCCCCGACCGCGTTCCCGCCTGGGCCGCCTCTGGCGGCGCCTCAGGAACCGGTGA
- a CDS encoding SIS domain-containing protein, with translation MAADIDEQPAGYERLLSAEHAGAIARVAAVVAQRRPRHVVFTARGTSDHAALYGAYLTEIRLGLPAGLASPSVVTLYGATPDLSDALVVGVSQSGGSPDLAEVLRTARASGALTLAVTNAPDSRLADVAELSVDIAAGHERAVAATKTYTAELLALLMLVEGVRAGDGALPAEEREALAALPELAARTLEDPTPAQLAPRYRFAGQLVTTGRGYAYPTAREAALKLMETSYLPALAFSGADLLHGPLAMTDPDVPVLAVVGSGPGGRSMGEVLPRLGERRADVVVVGSADVEGATRMAVPEVDERYAPLLDILPLQRLALALALARGEDPDAPRGLKKVTATM, from the coding sequence ATGGCCGCCGACATCGACGAGCAGCCGGCGGGCTACGAGCGGTTGCTCTCCGCCGAGCACGCCGGGGCGATCGCCCGGGTGGCGGCGGTCGTCGCGCAACGCCGCCCCCGGCACGTGGTCTTCACCGCCCGGGGCACCTCCGACCACGCCGCCCTCTACGGGGCGTACCTGACCGAGATCCGGCTCGGCCTGCCCGCCGGCCTCGCCTCGCCCAGCGTCGTCACCCTCTACGGCGCCACGCCGGACCTCTCCGACGCGCTGGTCGTCGGCGTCAGCCAGAGCGGCGGCTCGCCCGACCTCGCCGAGGTGCTGCGCACCGCCCGCGCCTCCGGCGCGCTGACCCTCGCGGTCACCAACGCGCCCGACTCCCGGCTGGCCGACGTCGCCGAGCTCAGTGTCGACATCGCCGCCGGGCACGAGCGCGCGGTGGCCGCCACCAAGACCTACACCGCCGAGCTGCTCGCCCTGCTGATGCTGGTCGAGGGCGTCCGGGCCGGCGACGGCGCGCTGCCCGCCGAGGAGCGCGAGGCGCTCGCCGCCCTGCCCGAGCTGGCCGCCCGCACCCTGGAGGACCCCACCCCGGCCCAGCTCGCGCCCCGCTACCGGTTCGCCGGCCAGCTCGTCACCACCGGTCGCGGGTACGCGTACCCGACCGCCCGCGAGGCCGCGCTGAAGCTGATGGAGACCTCCTACCTGCCGGCGCTGGCGTTCTCCGGCGCCGACCTGCTGCACGGCCCCCTCGCCATGACCGACCCGGACGTGCCGGTGCTCGCGGTGGTCGGCTCCGGGCCGGGTGGCCGGTCGATGGGCGAGGTGCTGCCCCGGCTCGGCGAGCGCCGCGCCGACGTGGTGGTGGTCGGCTCCGCCGACGTCGAGGGCGCCACCCGGATGGCCGTCCCCGAGGTCGACGAGCGGTACGCGCCGCTGCTGGACATCCTGCCGTTGCAGCGTCTGGCGCTGGCGCTGGCGCTCGCCCGGGGCGAGGACCCGGACGCGCCGCGTGGGCTGAAGAAGGTCACCGCGACGATGTGA